The Oreochromis aureus strain Israel breed Guangdong linkage group 7, ZZ_aureus, whole genome shotgun sequence region TAAATAGTGGTTGTAGTACGTCAGTAAGCACTTAAAATAATTTGAATGTTTTAAGTGTTGACGTGACAGTTTTGTaaatgcatttgtagatattattgCATGTTTTACTGTCTTTGTGCTGATATCCTAAAGTTACTGTGCAACAATTTGTCACGGTTAGCTGGGCAAACCAATTAttaaaggacccaagatgcagtaCTACTGAGGTGAGGGAGCTTTATTTATGGTGAGTGAACATACAACAAAGGCGAGGGTGGCAAAAACAGAACagagaaacctaaactgggaaaactaagcaAAACAAATCTGAAACAGAGATGCAGGGAGACACAGAAAATGATGCAGGATGATGCTGGGAATGAACACAGACAAACCAGCAACGCACAccagaaaacacagggcttaaatacacacagggcaATCAGGGaagacaggagggagacacggctgggattaattggaaataacgagacaaggggaagcaaaactagaaacactcacataagacatggaccttcaaaataaaacaggaaatccgTGGACAGAACTCAGAGGTACAACACGGACTGAACTCTACACACGCAAACTTAACacagactggggagacagaacatAGGAAGTACAAAGGGCACAAAACACTAGGGATAATcataaaaaacaacccaaaataacaaaaccacataataacaataaacttaaacataaacatggagtCCACAGACTTCGGACACAATTAGTTTATATTGTAGTGAAGCAGTCACTAATCAGCCAATGCCATGACATAAATGTTAGCTCCTGTACTAGTTAAGTAAAATGTTTCCTAATAAATATGCCAATGGCTTAAAAACAGCAAGCCTTGGGCATGGAATACAGTTAGGAAAGCTTGAATCATAGTTAATATTCTTTGTATTGACGAGCTCAGtaacaaactgcatgtctgaACAAAGCCTAGCTGCATAATGCCGATGAGAAACCTTAGGGTAGAGATTTTTTTCACCTGCTTTCAAACTAGCACACCTGTCACCTGTGTAAGTAAGCTAGAAACCTATAGCCAGATCTATGTTATGCAAAGAATGCGAGACTATGGGATTATTGTAACACAGCAATGAACACATGGTGTCTTCAATTTGAAACTGTTAAAAAATCAAACCCATATTTTAAATTGTGCAAATATTTACAGAAAATattcataataaaaaacaaaattaatctGCATGACCTTCCTGCAGAGCCTGACATCCTCTGCCTGGAGCTGCTGCGGGTCAAGAAGCAGCTTTTCATTAGTGTTACaaacaaagtcaaaaaccaTTACACCTTGGCATACAGATGAAACCTCATCTCTGTGTGACAGCCAATGGCAGTTTTTGCCAAGTACTAACATCAAATACAGGCAAAGTTCAGGAGCAATGAAGACACACTGCACTTGGTTCACCTCCCAGATTGCATCTGTGTAGTGGGTGGAAGTCCACCCCCTAAAATAACTGGGGCTCGCCTGCCTTGAATTCAACAGTTCTACCTGTGCTGTTGCTCCACAATATAAATATAGGTCATATTTCCAAAATGAGAATTTGAACAACTCTTATTATGGAAACTATACAAATACATCCATATCACTTTTCTCAGTTAGGAATCTTGCTTTGGAAAAATAGACTATTTGAATGCACCCTTActctgatcagcttttctggaACAGGAAACTCAGAGTAGCTGATCTCAGAGTTTAGTTTTAACCTATAGTTTGTTTAACACGCTTCCTGTAATAGGACCCTGGTGTCCATATTTCTCTGtcagttttgtactgttttgaTAATTTGATGGTCTAACATCTGTAAACGGAATTTTTAGGactgaaaatctgaaaatacATTACTGTATGATCTTTGTTTGAATCAATTAGTTTGAATCCATGTTGATTCAAATTAATGGACCAACCCCCACAGTATTAGTTGCTGTTTACCGTCCACCTAAAATCAACTCTGACTTTTtaactgatttttctaactttctCGCTGAAACCCTACTCTTATCTCCAAATATACTACTGCTGGGCGATTTTAACATCCACATggacaacacatcaaattcagcCACAAGAGATTTTATATCTTGTCTGGACAATTTTGGCTTACACCAATATATGGACGTTCCCACACACTCCAAAGGACATATTTTGGATCTTGTTTGCTGTATCGGTGTCACCCCGAAGAACTGTGCTGTATTGGACATGCCTTTTTCAGATCATAAATTAGTTTTATTcaatgttggtctcccactttacaaaaataaacaaaaccgcTCAATTACTTTTAGAAATATTAGGGGCATTGATCTATCAGCTCTTTCCCATGGCATTAATAATTTACCTACCATTGATGCCTCAGCTTCCATAGACGACCTGGTATCTCACTATAACAATGAACTTATCAACCTCTTAGATACCTTGGCTCCCCAAAAAACTCgaactgtttctttctctcgctctgCGCCATGGTATTCATCTGAACTTCGCCAACTTAAAGCTACTGGACGCCGCCTAGAACGTCTCTCCAGGAAAACAGGACTTACTATTCACAAGGACATGTATCTCAGCCATATTCAACACTATAAAGAAGCTATTCATCATGCTAAATCTGCTTACTACACCTCTGTTATTGAATCTGCTGAAGGAAACACTCGCACTTTGTTTTCTACATTGCATAATATTGTTAAACCCCCAGATACCTTTGCCATACATACACACTCTGCCGCAGTTTGCAACAAATTTATGGACTTTTTTTACACCAAGATTGAGAATCTTCATCAACAATTGCCCTCGTCCTGTGAAATGGTCAATTGTTCTATCTGCGTTTTTTGTCCTTCTCAACTGTCATCCTCTCTATCCAATTTTGAACTTCCCACAATAACTCAGCTATCTTCCATAATTACTAACTTAAAGTCATCATCATGTAAACTTGATCCACTGCCGACAAATCTTGTTAAACTCTCATTCCCGTCTCTTGCCCCACTGATTGCTAATATCGTACACTCCTCTCTTATATCTGGTTCTGTTCCTTCTTCTCTTAAAACTGCAATAATAACTCCAATACTGAAAAAGAATGGTTCAGATCCTCCAATCTAAATAATTTCAGGCCAATTTCAAATCTCCTTTTCTagcaaaaattcttgaaaagatAGTGGCTGCACAGGTTCATCATCATCTCATTGGAAATAACTTGTACGAACAGTTTCAGTCCGGCTTCCGTTcatgtcacagtacagaaacagccCTAGTAAAATCACCAATGATCTTCTGCTTGCAGCTGATTCTGGACTTATATCCATCCTCATTCTCCTTGACCTTACAGCAGCTTTCGATACTATTTCCCACCGCATCCTCCTTCACAGATTAGCATCTATTGGCATCAATGGTACAGCACTCGCCTGGTTTACTTCCTATCTCTCTGGCCGCTCACAGTTTGTTCAATTACTCCCTCACAGATCAGTATCTACTTCAGTTAATTCCGTGTACCCCAAGGCTCTGTCCTGGGTCCTTTACTTTTATCATCTATCTCCTACCCCTAGGTAATATATTTAGGAAGCATAACATCCAATTTCACTGctacgcagatgacacccagctctacctaTCCTCCAAACCCACAGCTACTCTCCCACCCACATCCatttctgactgtttaagtgaaaTCAAGGTCTGGTTTACGCACAACTTTCTTAAACTTAatggcaataaaacagaattcattttaataggCACCAGATCAAAACTGACTACAGTTCCAACCAGTCTTTCGTTATCCATTGATAACTCTGTTGTCACACCCTCCCTTCAGGTTAAGAGTCTTGGTGTCATTCTCGATAGCACTCTGTCCttcacagcacatataaataatatcactcGGTCTTCCTACTTTCATCTCCGTAATATTAACCGTCTTCGTCCCTCACTCACACCACACAGTACTGCCATACTTGTCAATGCTCTTGTCACATCTCGTCTGGATTACTGTAACTCTCTTCTTTATGGTCTACCTCATAAATCCCTCCATAAACTGCAGTTGGttcaaaatacagctgctcgtATTATTTCCAGAACTAGATCCACTGAACATATAACACCTGTTCTTAAACAGCTCCATTGGCTCCCAATTCACCTCCGTGTCAATTTCAAGATCCTGCTTCTCACTTTCAAAGCGCTTCATAACCTCGCTCCTCCATATCTATCCGATCTTCTACATACATACTCACCCCTTCGTACACTccgctcttcttcagcttcccttctgtctgttccacctgctcgcctgactaccacgggactcagagcctttagttgtTCTGCCCCGAGACTTTGGAATGCACTTCCACTGGCTCTACGGACCACACACTGTCTCACCTCTTTTAAATCACTactcaaaacccatctgtttcgaattgcatacacctgatctgtcttaggccatttttaccttgctcagtttttatatttgcttttatacttttatgactgtttatgtctaaattttatctaccatgtttgctatatatacattttttttttttttttttttttttaaatgttttttacgGTATTGTTTACCTGCtactgtaaggtgaccttgagggtctgaaaggcgcctataaataaaatgtattattattattattattattatttgtaagAAAGGTAGTAATCACTTCTCCACATGCAGAGGGACATTATTTCAATTATTTGTTTTATCTgtgctgttttcattttaaacagaaaggTTACTGAGGTGATAATAATGTGTACTGAAAGTGTAAATGTCCCATAAAGATGTACTAACTAAATCTTTCTGTTTGCCCTTTAGGAACCCCAAAatcttatataaatacaggaaaTCATTGAAAAGTAATCTGGTCCATTCAGGATGTCCTGCTGTCTACCAGCTGAAACCAAAGAAAGAGGAGTTTGGAACTCTGACCAGAATGACCGTTGGAGAAAAAAGTCtgcacaagaaaaataaaaccatcTTACTTGTTGGTGAAACAGGAGCAGGAAAATCGACTCTGATCAACGCTCTGTTTAACTACATCATAGGAGCAACGTGGGAGGATGAAGTCTGGTTTCAGATATTAGAGGAGGAGAGGAATGAAAATCAGACAGAAAGTCAGACACCAGATGTGATCGTGtacgagatctttggttttgaagATAAAATTCTGCCCTACTCTCTGACCATCATCGATACTCCTGGATTTGGAGACACAAGAGGGACTGAACGAGATGAGATCGTCATTCGAAGATTATTTCAGTTGTTTGGATCAGAGGATGGAGTTCATGAAGTTCATGCAATTGGTCTGGTGATGAAGGCGAGTGATAATCGACTGAGTGACCGGCTGAGGTACATCTTTGATGCAATGATGTCACTGTTTGGAAAAAACGTTGAGAAAAACATTGTATCTCTCATCACACACTCAGATGGTGTGACACCTAGAAATGTTCTTCACGCTCTTGAAACTGCAAAAATTAAATGTGCCAAAAATGACAGAAACCAGCctgctcacttcctgtttaataACAGACAGAATGAAGAGAGAACAGAGGAAGAAGAGCTTGGTTTGAAGTTTGCATGGCAAGTAACAGAGAAGGGAATGAGGCAATTCAAAGCCTTCATAGAAAGAACTCAACCTCAAAACACAAGGGAAACAGCTGAAGTCATGAAGGAACGAATGAGACTGACAGCCTGCATCCAAAACCTGAAAGAGAGAATCGAACTGGCTGAACTGAAACAGACAGAAATCAGACAGATTCGAGAAGCTCTGCAGAAACATGAAGAAGAGATGAAGAGGAATGAGAATTTCACTGTAGAAATTGATGAGGTCTACAAAGATAAACAACCCATTGATGGAGGGATGTGgtggttgtttttttatcaaGGAGCTGTCTGCTGTACAGTCTGTGAGGAGAACTGTCACTATCCTGGATGCACAATGGCCTGGAAACCTGAACACTGTGAGGTTATGAGTTGGGGCCGCTGCACTGTTTGTACCAACAAGTGTCCTGCATCACATCATGTGAAGGAAAAGTGGAGATATGTGACCAAGACACAGAGAGTTcagaaaactgagaaagaaatgaaagtgaAGTATGAGAAGAATAAATCAGAAAGTATGAACAAGCTGAGTCTGCTGCAAAATCTTGAATGGGGAATGAAACAGCTGACAGCAGAGAAGTCACTGTTCCTGGATGAGTCCTACAAACATGTTGTCAGACTGGAGCAGATCGCTCTGAAAGCTGATTCAGCTTCTACTATTGTCCACTTGGACTTCCTGATagagaagatgaaggagagaGGAGACAAAGTGAAGGCCCAGAAACTGGAGGAGATAAAAAGCAGAGAGGGTGAAGGAACCAGATCACTACTGCACTACATGTTTGTTAAAATACCAGAAGCTGTTAAACATTTTAAGAAATGATGTAAGAAAAGAAGGAGACTGTGAGCAGGCAGACAACCAGAATGTTTCATTATAAGGCTGACAGGTGGGATTGAAATGTAAAGATGATTAACTTCacatattaaatatttcattctGCTTTTTGTTATTGTGAGAGTTCAATAtgttattatataaaatatactgtAATAGTTAGAATCAATATATAATCAATTTTTCTGGCATCTCTTAAAGCAAGGTCTTTTAGACCACATTCACAGTAGCCTGATGTATTCCTAATGTCACAGGTGTTTAGGTATGATGAACATCCACTCATAAAAAGCTGATTTGAAGTTTACCTTGATGTTCTGTCTTGATGTACATGTTTTGTTTCAATGTTTTACAGCAGCTTTTTACTACAAATCTAAACTCTGTAACAGTGATCAATGACTAATCCAATCCATGAGAAATGTTGTTCTTTCAGAGGCTTTAAAATTTTTCATGTTGTTCAATAAACAGATTATGTGAACAAGTGTTTCAtgtatttcatgtatttcatgtgttggcagcacggtggcacggtggttagcactgttgccgcacagcaagaaggtcctgagtttaattccaccatcaggccggggtccttctgtgtggagtttgcatgttctccccgtgtttgtgtgggttccctccgggtactccggcttcctcccaccgtccaaagacatgcagcttgtggggataggttaattgaataatccaaattgccactaggtgtgaatgtgcgagtgaatgtgagtgtgaatggttgtctgtccctgtgtgttggccctgcgacagactggtgacctgtccagggtgtaccccgcctctcgccctatgacagctgggataggctccagcaccccccgcgaccctgaaaaggataagcggaagcgaatggatggatggatggatggtgtttCATGTACTGACCAAAGTTATTGTTATTAAGTGAAGTCAGACTGAACTACAAACATTCTAGGTGTGAACTAAGTAAAAATGAATCTCTTGTCACGTCCTCAGGAGACTTTGATGGATCTTTTTATGTCTTTCGTCTTACTGGTGCAGAGATGATCCAGTGTAACTAGCTTTCTGTGACCGAGGTCACGTTCACTCATGATTTTTCTAAAAACTGCAACACAGCAAAAGACAGAACGAATGCAAACTTAATTTTTGAGAACCTCAAACTCACTTTGAAATTtttaacaaaattaaaagtaattcttttttaaatttaataaaataaaaataaaattttaatatcTTTACTTAGAGAGATTTAAGTTTCTGTTATAAGCCTCAGTGTGATTTTCAGAGTTCAGCTGAAGGttcaaacacatcagcaggTTCTGGCAGGACATTGAAAACACATTGTTAGTGAACACGTCCATGAACTGAGTCTTTGTCAGACATGATGGTTTGTTCTCATAAAAAGTTTGGAGCATTGGTATTAATTTTGAGATGACATTATCTCCTGTTGTCTGtgttcatttcagttcagtcaGTCAGCCAGTTTGCCAGTCGTTTCAGTCAGCCACGTTATGTTCTGCTCATCCCACTCACTATAATAAACTCCATCAACTCTCACCGTGACTCCTGCGTTTGGCtccttcttctcttcctctcatCCACACACAGGAGCTGACAGGAACTTTTGAGCCCAtaaacttaaaattaaaaatcatttaAGTTTAAATTCTCAGAGATGCAGAAACTGTGGTGAGAGCAACAAAATGACCTGGTGTGAAATTATAAATACATCCTTAAAATTACCtttgtgtatatttttaaagGTATGTAATTGGTATAAATTTAAGTGACATACACGTGCTAATAAGTGAATATATGTTTGGGGAAAGCTTTTACTCATATTTGTGATTATTTGTAGTTTGTGCTTTGTTGTTAAATGTGTTGTAATTTTGaccactatttttttttatttcattatttttctttcttttctctctttttatgaAAAGTGAAGTTAAAATTTTGTGTTCtcataaaatgaagaaaatcgaataaaatgtcttttcagAGCCTGAGGAGACATTGATGGATCCTTTTTGTTGACACATTTAATAAAAGTGTTCCCTCCTCATCAGTGACTTTCATGCTGAGAACATTAAAATGAGTCAAACAGAATGAGAGCAGCAGAGGTTCAGCCACTTGTTTGTTAATGAGGCTCAGAGTTTGAGGGAAATGTGTCATAGTCCCTGTGCCTCCCCGGTCGCTCATGTTGGCcacaggtttgttttgttttctctcctgCTTGCCTGGGTGGAGCTCATTGTGGGCTCTCAGCCTTGGCCCTGGTCTGCGGTGATTACTACACCTGTTGCTAATCAGGCGGTGTCCCTCTTGCCTATTTAACGCTGCGGCACGGAGTAGTCGGGCCTGGATCGTTGAACCTCCCGTGTTTGTGCTCTCAaactcaattttgacagccctaaagattaatatcagtttttaCATGCTCCAGATGGCTCAGATAAAACTCGGCACTTTTCCACTACATTTTCCAacaacgtttcaaagagccagaAATGGCAGACGGAAATGACGCAGGTCAAATCGTTTTTTTCACGCATGTGCAGTACAGGAacatagtgttttcagtgtggatgaaaacgattgaaaacaatagtgtggacgTGGAGCGCTTAGACgaaaatgctgttttcaaatttatccggaTTAGTGTAGATGTAGCGTCAGTCACAGGAGACATCCGACTGCTCTGAGGACTTTCACTACTTCAAGTACACCTTCTTGATTTCTTTGCAGGAACATTTCAGAGCACCGATAAAGATAATCAATAACACTCAGTCATGGAGACTGAAAAGTGTTTTCTTATTGTTTGTAATAGCTGTGTTCTTCCACAGGGTGGAGCTGTAAAGCACATTTCCACCGTTTTCCTTGAGGTTTCTGTACCTTTTGGTTTCATCAGTGAAAGGGAAACACTACAAAACAACTAACAAAATCCTAAACTGGGGACAGCTAAACATGAAACTGGAAACATATAAAACAACCTGAAAcctggaaacacagctggggagatagaaactttggttgtaagattcagatatttttttattaaaagctagacattttaaatgagaataagaaagaaaagtatttctttgtgcccccctctcccttttaatgccctacctggccccctggcaaaagttttctagacccgcccctgcacagttaccagctgtcagctacatagaaaaggatcctggtgttatttgtctctcagaaacagttcataacttcccttcaactcattcatgtcacctaaaaggtaaacctgtttctccatcacctgttcagctctgatgattcagtaaggacatctcctggtttcatcttcatgtttccctctcaccacatatccaaactgatatcatgaccagcagctttacagctatggctccagcaaacatcagctgatactagaaagaaatattaaaacaacagctgatcaagcttaaacgtgctgctgttgtttagtgccacccccgctggtttcctctttctggtgcaaagtgggcgataaacaaacaagagagaaaagccgatcagctgatcattgatcagtttcatgattgaagtagcaacaggagagggaggggagagaatgagagaagaagaggcagctgtgcagcgtaacgacagaataactccagctttgtgtctttttcattctagctgaagtccgggacaaactgcattccttttcagctcaatacaaaacgcgtaatattttctctcaatacaggacgattccgttttttacaggacggttggcaactctactaactaaccttatgaataaaataaacttcactatcagtaacatcatagcacccacccagctgtaaactccgtcatgctagctagcacgcagtatgagttattgtaactgacggtaaaaagtcagcacaacgaaaataaactacacctaaacttggtttatatctgactcagatagactgcaggtcataacttcttacctgaagttcagttcacctgacactcggaccggcggcgcCTCCTCGGGTCTCTCAGGGTTCGCCAGGGGCCAGGGTcgcccagggttgccgacccctgcactagagaaatcaaagaacatgattctcacagtgctcccagaggtctccaggtgagagagGAACGATGCAGGAGGTGAATGAcagcatcatccgctccaatgccaggctggtaggcaaactgaagtgggtccagtgatgagctcaccaggcaccgaagctgagccaggaccagtcGCTCCaactgtagctgttgaggtccttgggatgtggagtctttggcactggtacaacacaggaggttttccagagctgtgggactctccccaaCCTCAGGTTCAGGTTGAAGATgcgctccatcaccccacacagttggtctgcaCAGGACCTGATAacccttgagctgatgccatctggacccactgcct contains the following coding sequences:
- the LOC120440892 gene encoding septin-5-like, encoding MTVGEKSLHKKNKTILLVGETGAGKSTLINALFNYIIGATWEDEVWFQILEEERNENQTESQTPDVIVYEIFGFEDKILPYSLTIIDTPGFGDTRGTERDEIVIRRLFQLFGSEDGVHEVHAIGLVMKASDNRLSDRLRYIFDAMMSLFGKNVEKNIVSLITHSDGVTPRNVLHALETAKIKCAKNDRNQPAHFLFNNRQNEERTEEEELGLKFAWQVTEKGMRQFKAFIERTQPQNTRETAEVMKERMRLTACIQNLKERIELAELKQTEIRQIREALQKHEEEMKRNENFTVEIDEVYKDKQPIDGGMWWLFFYQGAVCCTVCEENCHYPGCTMAWKPEHCEVMSWGRCTVCTNKCPASHHVKEKWRYVTKTQRVQKTEKEMKVKYEKNKSESMNKLSLLQNLEWGMKQLTAEKSLFLDESYKHVVRLEQIALKADSASTIVHLDFLIEKMKERGDKVKAQKLEEIKSREGEGTRSLLHYMFVKIPEAVKHFKK